GCCGGTGCCGATGGCGGGCGGCGGGCTGTCGGTGGACCACCTGGAGAGGCTGCTCGAACGGCAGGCGCCTAAGCTCCTCTACTGCCAGCCGAGCGCGCACAACCCGACGGGGCTCCACATGCCCGCGGCGGCCCGGCGCCGGCTGCTGGACGTGGCCGCGCGCCACCGCCTGCCCATCGTCGAGGATGGCTTCGACGGAACGCTTTTTTACGGCGAGCGGCCGCCGGTGCCGCTCAAGGCGGCGGATGCCTCGGGGCAGGTGATCTACCTCGGCACTTTCTCCAAGGTTCTCTTCCCGGGTCTCCGACTCGGCTGGATCGTGGCGTCGCCCGAGCTGATCGAGCGGCTCGAGATGGCCAAGCAGCTGGCCGACATCCACACGAGCCCGCTCATCCAGGCCGCCGTCTACCACTTCTGCCGCCAGCGGCTCCTCGACCGTCACCAGGCGCGCGCGCTGCGCGAGTACGCGCGGCGGCGCAACGCGCTCCTGGCCGCCCTTGGCCGCCGCATGCCTGAGGGCGTGAGCTGGACCGAAACGCAGGGCGGCTTCTCGCTGCTGCTCGAGCTGCCCGAGGGGCTCGATGCCGGAGCGCTTCTGCCGCGCGCACTCGAACGCGGGGTCGCCTTCACGCCGGGCAATGCCTTCTTCAGCGACGGCGGCGGCGAGCGGGCGCTGCGACTGTCCTTCTCTGCGGTGCCCTTCGGGCAGATCGAGGAAGGCGTGCGTCGGCTGGCCGACAGCATCCGCGAGGCGCAGCGTCGGCCGGAGCGCGGGATCCGCGAGCGCGGGCCCGCCGTGCCGCTGGTCTAGAGGAGGAACGCGCGTGGATTTCGAAACCCTGGCAGCCCGTGGAGGCCGCGACGTTCCGTCCGCCAGCCGGCCGCTCACGCCGCCGATCTACCAGACCAACGTCTACGTCTTCGAGGACATGGACACGGTCGAGTCGGTGTGGGAGGGCAAGAAGCCCGGCTTCGTCTACGGACGCTACGGCACGGCGAACCACACCATGTTGGAGGATCTCGTGGCCGCGCTAGAGGGCGCCGAGGCGGCCTGCGCCTGCGCCTCGGGCATGGGCGCAACGACGGCGCTGCTCTTCGGGCTTTTCGCGGCGGGCGATCACATCGTGGCGGCGCGCGATCTCTATGGCTCGACCACGGCGTTCCTGGATGACGAAGGGCGCCGGCTCGGCATCGAGACCGTGTTCGTCGACGCCACCGAGCCCGCGGCCCTGCTGGCGGCCCTCCGGCCGAATACCCGCGCGGTGTTCGTCGAGTCGCTCTCGAACCCGCTCCTTCGCCTGGTCGACCTCGAGGCCGTGGCGCCGCACCTCGCGGAGCGGGGAATCGAGCTGATCGTGGACTCCTCCCTGGCCTCGCCCGCCGTAATGCGCCCACTCGAGCACGGGGCAACCATCGTCATGCACAGCCTGACCAAGTTCATCTCGGGGCACGGTGATGTCACCGGCGGCATGGTGCTGGGGCGCAAGGCGGCTATGGATCGCGTCCGCGCCGCGATGATTCGCTCGGGCACGAACCTCGGGCCCTTCGACGCCTGGCTCGCGACTCGCGGGGTCCGGACGTTGAGCGTGCGCGTCGAACGGCAGTCGGCCAATGCGCTCGCGCTGGCCCGCTTCCTCGAAACCCGCCCGGCCGTGAAGCGCGTGTACTATCCGGGGCTCGACTCGCACCCGCAGCGCGCGCTCGCCAAGCGCCTGATGCCCGGCGCGGCTGGGGCCATTCTGTCCGTGGACCTCAAGGGCGGGGCGGTGGCCGTCGAGGGCTTCATGCAGCGCTCCCGACTCATGGAGTTCGCCCCGAGCTTTGCCGACGTGGCGACCACCTGGACGTACCCCGCGCGGACGTCCCACCGACGCGTGTCCGATGAGACGAAGGCTGAGATGGGCATCGGCGCCGGGCTCATTCGGATCTCCGTCGGTCTTGAGAAGGTCGAGGACCTGATCAGCGACGCGAAAGAGGCCCTTGCCTGATGCTGGCGACCGAGCGCGCGACCCTGGTGCGGCCTGTGGTGCTCGAGGGCCGGCACGTGCGGCTCGAGCCGTTGGGCGTCGATCATGCTCGGGACCTGCTCGCCGCAGCGAGCGGCCCGCGCCAGACCTACGGCTTCACCACCGTGCCGGCCGACGAGCCTTCCATGGCTGGCTACATCGAGGCGGCCCTGCGGGATCAGGAGGCGGGCCGGGCGCTGCCCTTCGCGACAGTCGCGAAGGCGACGGGCCGCGTGGTCGGCAGCACGCGCTTCGGCAACATCGAGTTCTGGGCGTGGCCGCCGGGCAGCGCGAACCAGCGCGGCCAGGACGTGCCCGACGCGGTTGAAATCGGCTGGACCTGGCTGGCCGTGGACGTCCAGCGGACGCCGGTCAACACCGAGGCGAAGCTGCTGATGCTCGCCCACGCCTTCGAAACGTGGCGGGTCCACCGCGTGAGCCTCATGACCGACGCGCGCAACGAGCGCTCGCGCCGCGCGATTCTGAGGCTGGGCGCGCGCTTCGACGGCGTCCTGCGGACGGCGCGCCCCGCCTCCGATGGCGGAATTCGCGACACGGCGGCCTTCTCGATCCTGGAGAACGAGTGGCCGGCGGTCAAGACGCAGCTTCACTCACGACTGAACCAGTGAAAGGAGACACTCGCATGGAGCTCGGGACGATGAGGCTCAAGGTCGGGCTGGCGGAGATGCTCAAGGGCGGCGTGATCATGGACGTGACGAACGCCGAGCAGGCCAAGATCGCGGAGGACGCGGGCGCCGTGGCGGTGATGGCGCTCGAGCGCGTCCCGTCGGACATCCGCAAGGATGGCGGCGTGGCGCGCATGTCGCCCGTGAAGAAGATCAAGGAGATCCAGCAGACGGTGTCCATCCCGGTCATGGCCAAGTGCCGCATCGGCCACTTCGTCGAGGCGCAGATTCTCGAGTCATTGGGCGTGGACTTCATCGACGAGTCCGAGGTGCTGACCCCCGCCGACGAGCACTTCCACGTGGACAAGTTCGCCTTCAAGGTGCCCTTCGTCTGTGGCTGCCGTGACCTGGGCGAGGCGCTCAGGCGCATCGGCGAAGGCGCGGCCATGATTCGCACCAAGGGCGAGGCCGGTTCGGGCAACATCGTCGAGGCCGTCCGCCACATGCGGGCTGTCATCTCCGGGATCAAGCGGCTCAAGGCGCTCGCGCCGGAGGAGCTGATGACCGAGGCCAAGAATCTCGGCGCGCCCTACGAGCTGCTGCGGTGGGTTGCCGAGCACGGCAAGCTGCCGGTGCCCAATTTCTCGGCCGGCGGCATCGCGACGCCGGCCGACGCGGCGCTCATGATGCAGCTGGGCGCCGAGGCCGTCTTCGTCGGCTCCGGCATCTTCAAGTCAGCCGATCCGGCGGCGCGCGCCAAGGCCACCGTGCAGGCGACCACCCACTTCAAGGACGCCGACATCCTGGCCAAGGTCTCCGAAGACCTGGGCGACGCCATGCCCGGCATCGAGACCTCCAAGCTCAAGGAGTCCGACCTGTTCCAGACCCGCGGCTGGTAGGCGCCCGTGACTGGTAATCGAATGATGGGCATCCCCAACACCGGGGCGCGTGCATGACCATCGGGGTTCTCGCCCTCCAGGGCGACTTCGACCTGCACGGGAAGGCGCTCGCCCGGATCGGCCACGAGTCGGTCGAGGTGAGGCTGCCGCGCCAGCTCGAGCAGGTGGACGGGCTCATCATGCCCGGGGGTGAGAGCACCACGCTGCTCAAGCTCCTCGACGAGTGGGACTTCGTCCCGGCGCTCGAGAAGTTCCACGCCGCGGGCAAGCCCATCTTCGGCACCTGCGCGGGGCTGATCCTCCTCGCGCGCGAGGTAGAGAGCCCGAAGCAGCCGTCGCTCGGGCTCATCGACATCACGGCCGAGCGCAACGCCTACGGCCGGCAGAAGGAGAGCTTCGAGATGGAGGGGCAGGCCGACCTGGGGCAGGGCCCCCGGCCTCTCAAGATGATCTTCATCCGCGCGCCCCGGATCCGCAGGCTGGGCCCGGTCGTCACACCGCTCGTAATGCATCAGGGGCAGTGCGTCATGGCCCGCCAGGGCACGGTGCTGGTCGCCGCCTTCCACCCCGAGCTGACCGATGACCAGGCTGTGCACCGCTACTTCGCCTCCATGGTCCGGCAGGCCGCAGGGTAGGCCCTGTCTCGCCAGAACCCCGGCACTTCCGGATTGACAGCCTCCGCCCACAGGGCGCATAGTCTGGTCTGACCACCGGACCAACCCTGCGGCGGCACCGGGCGGCAGGCCCGGCCCCAATCGAGCTCGAGGAGGAGCGATGGCGCACTTCACGTGTGAGGTTGTCTACCGCGGTATCTTCCAGAAGAACCTCGCCGCGCGGATCTGCCGCGGCATCGTTCTCTCGTCGCGCAAAGCCGGCAGGTGGGGCATCGCCTTCGGCCGCTACGGCGACAGCCCCCAGCGCAATGGCATTCCCGCCAAGGACTTTGCCATCGTCGCGGACACCCAGGAAGAGCTCGAGCAGAACATGGCGCGCTACGAGCCCAAGGAGGTCGACGTCACGATCTGTGTCGACGACACCCTGTCCAAGGGCGTCGAGTCGTGGGCGTGGTACGGGCTGCAGCCCATCAACCGGCTGACCGTCCCGAACGGCACGGTGCTGATGACGTCGCTCCAGAGTCCCGCGGAACTGCTCAAGGACATCCACAAGAAGGAGACGCCCTACAGCCTGGCGCTGATTCCCGCCAAGGCGTCTTTTTCCGGCCTGTGGGTCTACAAAGAGGATCATACGGAGGCGCGGATCCTGGGCGCCCTCGCCAAGCTCCAGCCGGGCTTCCTCTCGCTCGACGCCGTCTGCGCCGCGATCCAGGAGGCCGAGTGGGGCTCCGAGCTGAAGGTGGCGTCCGCACGCAAGGCCCATGACCGGCTCGAGACGCGCCCGGTCAAGAGCACCGAGGGCA
The DNA window shown above is from Candidatus Methylomirabilota bacterium and carries:
- the pdxS gene encoding pyridoxal 5'-phosphate synthase lyase subunit PdxS encodes the protein MELGTMRLKVGLAEMLKGGVIMDVTNAEQAKIAEDAGAVAVMALERVPSDIRKDGGVARMSPVKKIKEIQQTVSIPVMAKCRIGHFVEAQILESLGVDFIDESEVLTPADEHFHVDKFAFKVPFVCGCRDLGEALRRIGEGAAMIRTKGEAGSGNIVEAVRHMRAVISGIKRLKALAPEELMTEAKNLGAPYELLRWVAEHGKLPVPNFSAGGIATPADAALMMQLGAEAVFVGSGIFKSADPAARAKATVQATTHFKDADILAKVSEDLGDAMPGIETSKLKESDLFQTRGW
- a CDS encoding PLP-dependent aspartate aminotransferase family protein, encoding MDFETLAARGGRDVPSASRPLTPPIYQTNVYVFEDMDTVESVWEGKKPGFVYGRYGTANHTMLEDLVAALEGAEAACACASGMGATTALLFGLFAAGDHIVAARDLYGSTTAFLDDEGRRLGIETVFVDATEPAALLAALRPNTRAVFVESLSNPLLRLVDLEAVAPHLAERGIELIVDSSLASPAVMRPLEHGATIVMHSLTKFISGHGDVTGGMVLGRKAAMDRVRAAMIRSGTNLGPFDAWLATRGVRTLSVRVERQSANALALARFLETRPAVKRVYYPGLDSHPQRALAKRLMPGAAGAILSVDLKGGAVAVEGFMQRSRLMEFAPSFADVATTWTYPARTSHRRVSDETKAEMGIGAGLIRISVGLEKVEDLISDAKEALA
- a CDS encoding 4Fe-4S dicluster-binding protein, which produces MAHFTCEVVYRGIFQKNLAARICRGIVLSSRKAGRWGIAFGRYGDSPQRNGIPAKDFAIVADTQEELEQNMARYEPKEVDVTICVDDTLSKGVESWAWYGLQPINRLTVPNGTVLMTSLQSPAELLKDIHKKETPYSLALIPAKASFSGLWVYKEDHTEARILGALAKLQPGFLSLDAVCAAIQEAEWGSELKVASARKAHDRLETRPVKSTEGNGETPFSFEKPKWWEMREGVTIPAIPLGKPMEGGKGYVPERNPYFKKFTTRTMRPVIDFDKCVKCTLCWIQCPDSCFDVTPEGLYDANMESCCGCGVCEAVCPAKECVTMVSEAAFEDNASQWEMWRKDKGAYQTWMTNKIHSKEHITRSHGFRFRGQYDQEIEQDLDQGGIDITAGIPGENAAGKQR
- a CDS encoding PLP-dependent aminotransferase family protein — translated: MRIPLDRSKDRKGRLPLARQIQLHLERLITQRLLAPAVKLPATRDLARDLGVNRTTVAQAYEDLIAGGWARAHVGQGTFVAEQAPAPAQALAHVPRFEWTGHLSKAAQIVAADARRRGAYSQMARTASGVISFAGGMPDSALFPTDAFRRVLNRVIREEGRELLQYYPSSGYPPLRQYLSGYLLRFGLEARPEDILIVNGTQQGFDLVARTLLDPGDFVAIEQPSYPRAMQVFRAFGAQLLPVPMAGGGLSVDHLERLLERQAPKLLYCQPSAHNPTGLHMPAAARRRLLDVAARHRLPIVEDGFDGTLFYGERPPVPLKAADASGQVIYLGTFSKVLFPGLRLGWIVASPELIERLEMAKQLADIHTSPLIQAAVYHFCRQRLLDRHQARALREYARRRNALLAALGRRMPEGVSWTETQGGFSLLLELPEGLDAGALLPRALERGVAFTPGNAFFSDGGGERALRLSFSAVPFGQIEEGVRRLADSIREAQRRPERGIRERGPAVPLV
- a CDS encoding GNAT family protein, whose protein sequence is MLATERATLVRPVVLEGRHVRLEPLGVDHARDLLAAASGPRQTYGFTTVPADEPSMAGYIEAALRDQEAGRALPFATVAKATGRVVGSTRFGNIEFWAWPPGSANQRGQDVPDAVEIGWTWLAVDVQRTPVNTEAKLLMLAHAFETWRVHRVSLMTDARNERSRRAILRLGARFDGVLRTARPASDGGIRDTAAFSILENEWPAVKTQLHSRLNQ
- the pdxT gene encoding pyridoxal 5'-phosphate synthase glutaminase subunit PdxT translates to MTIGVLALQGDFDLHGKALARIGHESVEVRLPRQLEQVDGLIMPGGESTTLLKLLDEWDFVPALEKFHAAGKPIFGTCAGLILLAREVESPKQPSLGLIDITAERNAYGRQKESFEMEGQADLGQGPRPLKMIFIRAPRIRRLGPVVTPLVMHQGQCVMARQGTVLVAAFHPELTDDQAVHRYFASMVRQAAG